The proteins below come from a single Natranaerofaba carboxydovora genomic window:
- a CDS encoding metallophosphoesterase family protein has protein sequence MSIKVFHTGDLHIGMTYGNRDYPPEIKQELINSRINTLERLIDIANENECDLFLVTGDMFHRTKIKKEYILKTAQIISRFEGNCCAILPGNHDHLEAYDSIWESFKKEVSDHVLLLDKEISYDLSDYGLDVTLYPAPCYKKHSSNNNIGWISKVDNNKLSTTWNFGVAHGSIKGVSPDFDSQYYPMEEDELENTGLDHWFLGHTHITYPETNSINPTFTYCGTPEPDGFDCKHGGYARIAEISTKDDKSKKPRIESKIIETGEFKFTVLEKNISSSKQILEIKDKVKSAPDKTLLRLNLSGTLDKEEFDLLYDAIKIINEEFLYLEFDDSEVNIAITPSLINEEFPEDSFPALLLNRLGDMDENDSLQIAFQMFRKVKNNDYK, from the coding sequence TTGTCTATTAAGGTTTTTCATACAGGGGATTTACACATTGGGATGACATACGGAAATAGAGACTATCCCCCTGAAATTAAACAAGAGCTTATAAATTCTAGAATAAATACCTTAGAAAGACTTATCGATATAGCAAATGAAAACGAATGTGACCTTTTTCTTGTTACAGGTGATATGTTTCATAGAACAAAGATAAAAAAAGAATACATATTAAAGACAGCACAAATTATTTCTAGATTTGAAGGTAACTGTTGTGCTATTCTTCCGGGGAACCATGATCACTTAGAAGCTTATGATAGTATTTGGGAAAGCTTTAAAAAAGAAGTTTCGGATCATGTTTTGCTGTTAGATAAAGAGATCTCTTATGATTTATCAGATTATGGGTTAGATGTAACCTTATATCCTGCACCATGCTATAAAAAACATTCATCTAACAATAATATTGGCTGGATATCTAAGGTTGATAATAACAAGCTTAGTACAACCTGGAATTTTGGGGTTGCCCATGGTTCTATAAAAGGGGTCTCTCCTGATTTTGATTCCCAGTATTATCCTATGGAAGAGGATGAACTGGAGAATACGGGCCTTGATCACTGGTTTTTGGGACATACTCATATTACATATCCAGAAACAAATTCTATAAACCCAACATTTACATATTGTGGCACTCCTGAACCTGATGGATTTGACTGTAAACATGGAGGCTATGCAAGGATAGCAGAGATTTCGACTAAAGATGACAAAAGCAAAAAACCGAGAATTGAAAGTAAAATTATTGAAACTGGTGAATTTAAATTTACTGTATTGGAGAAAAATATTTCAAGCAGTAAACAAATATTAGAGATAAAAGATAAAGTTAAATCAGCACCTGACAAAACTCTTTTGAGACTTAACTTAAGTGGAACCCTTGACAAAGAAGAATTTGACCTTTTATACGATGCAATCAAAATTATAAATGAAGAGTTTTTGTATCTAGAATTTGATGACTCTGAAGTCAATATTGCTATTACACCTAGTTTAATAAATGAAGAATTTCCGGAGGATTCATTTCCTGCTCTTTTACTTAATCGCCTGGGGGACATGGATGAAAATGATTCACTTCAGATTGCTTTTCAAATGTTTAGGAAGGTGAAAAATAATGATTATAAATGA
- a CDS encoding exo-beta-N-acetylmuramidase NamZ domain-containing protein, translating into MPKKLVYILSIFVLLISVTVYYHGRAVVGQEMPKTQQTQATPQPQESPIVKLGNEVLFSDDYYHLVEGKKVGLVTNQTGINSAGKSTVDVLAEDEGINLTALYTPEHGLDGKASAGEYVESYTHEDLDIPVYSLYGSTREPTEEMLEDVDVLLFDIQDIGARTYTYISTLNYCMVAGEKYDTPIVVLDRPNILGGITVEGPVLEEKFKSFVGVDKLPKAHGMTVGEIAKYFNRNIDAQIEIVPMQGYQRNMVFQDTGLPWQQTSPNIPELDSSYKYMATGLGQGTGVYQADYFHWIGGSDLDASNFAETLNNSDLEGVEFAPEYKGEAGGVNLNITDYHKFNPARTGIYALTYAFQFGEFDAPKSSFNNNGSDDIVMFDKIMGTDKVGNWLEEGLAPEEIENEYSDSLNDFKEKRENYLIDKYDAQIMVRYNDTPLMFDTEPYIDNNNRLLVPVRRITEALGASVKWDNQNRTVTINKGNDEVIFTIDSQDVYVNNESTTMDTTPVINDMRTMLPARYVSEYLGADVEWNEKWQIVNIE; encoded by the coding sequence ATGCCAAAGAAACTAGTGTACATATTGTCTATTTTTGTTTTGTTAATATCTGTAACAGTGTATTATCATGGCAGGGCGGTTGTCGGTCAAGAAATGCCAAAAACGCAGCAAACACAAGCAACACCACAACCACAAGAATCACCAATAGTTAAGCTCGGTAATGAAGTGTTGTTTAGTGATGATTATTATCATTTAGTTGAAGGGAAGAAAGTAGGCCTTGTTACCAATCAAACTGGAATAAATAGTGCAGGAAAAAGTACTGTCGATGTATTAGCAGAAGATGAAGGTATTAATTTGACAGCACTTTATACACCTGAGCATGGTCTTGATGGTAAGGCAAGTGCTGGTGAATATGTAGAATCCTACACTCATGAAGATTTAGATATTCCTGTCTACAGCTTATATGGCAGCACTAGAGAACCTACTGAAGAGATGCTAGAAGATGTAGATGTTTTACTTTTTGATATTCAGGATATAGGTGCTAGAACTTATACTTATATTTCAACATTGAACTACTGTATGGTTGCAGGAGAAAAATATGACACTCCAATAGTTGTATTAGATAGGCCAAATATTTTGGGGGGAATAACTGTAGAAGGTCCGGTATTGGAAGAAAAGTTTAAATCTTTTGTTGGTGTGGACAAGCTCCCCAAAGCCCATGGAATGACTGTTGGTGAAATTGCTAAGTATTTTAATAGAAATATAGATGCACAAATAGAAATTGTACCGATGCAGGGCTATCAAAGAAATATGGTTTTTCAGGACACAGGACTTCCCTGGCAGCAAACTTCTCCTAATATACCGGAGTTAGACTCATCATACAAATATATGGCTACTGGGCTTGGACAGGGAACAGGTGTATATCAGGCGGATTATTTTCACTGGATTGGCGGCAGCGATCTTGATGCATCAAACTTCGCCGAAACCTTAAATAATTCAGACCTTGAAGGTGTAGAATTCGCCCCAGAATATAAAGGTGAGGCAGGTGGAGTGAACTTAAATATAACAGATTATCACAAATTTAACCCGGCAAGGACGGGAATATATGCTCTTACCTATGCCTTTCAATTTGGTGAGTTTGATGCGCCAAAGAGCAGTTTTAATAACAATGGCAGTGATGATATTGTTATGTTTGATAAAATTATGGGTACAGACAAAGTTGGAAATTGGTTAGAAGAAGGCCTTGCACCAGAAGAAATTGAGAATGAATACTCTGATTCTCTAAATGACTTTAAGGAAAAACGTGAGAATTATTTGATCGATAAATATGATGCACAAATTATGGTTCGATATAATGATACACCATTAATGTTTGATACAGAACCATACATAGACAATAATAACAGGTTACTGGTGCCTGTAAGAAGAATTACAGAAGCTCTTGGAGCTTCTGTAAAATGGGATAATCAAAACAGAACTGTTACTATCAATAAGGGTAATGATGAAGTAATTTTTACTATAGATAGTCAGGATGTATATGTAAATAACGAATCAACTACTATGGATACAACCCCTGTTATTAATGATATGCGCACTATGCTTCCAGCTCGTTATGTGAGTGAATATCTTGGAGCAGATGTAGAATGGAATGAAAAATGGCAGATAGTGAATATTGAGTAA
- a CDS encoding TrpB-like pyridoxal phosphate-dependent enzyme → MKEHRIFLPQNEIPTKWYNIQADMPSPMKPPLNPETKEPIKPQDLEAVFPMNLIEQELSTERWIDIPEEVLDKLLLWRPTPLQRAYGLEKYLDTPAKIYFKDEGISPAGSHKPNTAIAQAYYNKEFGIKKLTTETGAGQWGSALSLGCSLFGLECKVYMVRVSYDQKPYRRMLMQLWGGNCIPSPSNETSFGRKILEEDPDCPGSLGMAISEAIEEAVSDDDTRYSLGSVLNHVMLHQTVIGLEAKKQLKSIEEYPDVVVGCVGGGSNFAGIAFPFIKDKIEGTDVTIVGSEPSACPTLSRAPFGYDFGDTAGTTPLLPMHTLGHEFMPPPVHAGGLRYHGSAPLVSQLTEDGLIDARNYNQLQSYQAGVNWARAQGSVVAPETTHALAAVFEEAIKAREEGKEKTILFNLSGHGLMDLTGYDAYLKGNLKDIHLTNEELRKGQETISKYPKP, encoded by the coding sequence ATGAAAGAACATAGAATATTTCTACCTCAAAACGAGATACCTACCAAATGGTATAATATTCAAGCAGACATGCCAAGTCCAATGAAGCCACCCCTTAACCCAGAAACCAAAGAACCTATTAAACCACAGGATCTTGAAGCTGTTTTTCCTATGAATCTTATTGAACAAGAGCTATCAACAGAAAGATGGATAGATATACCAGAAGAAGTTCTGGACAAGTTACTCCTTTGGAGACCTACACCATTACAAAGAGCTTATGGCTTAGAAAAATATCTTGACACTCCTGCAAAAATTTATTTTAAAGACGAAGGTATAAGTCCTGCAGGAAGTCACAAACCTAACACGGCTATTGCACAAGCTTATTATAACAAGGAATTTGGAATAAAAAAGCTAACCACTGAAACAGGTGCCGGTCAGTGGGGAAGTGCATTAAGTCTTGGCTGTTCATTATTTGGACTCGAATGTAAAGTATATATGGTAAGAGTAAGTTATGACCAAAAACCTTATCGCCGTATGCTCATGCAGCTTTGGGGCGGCAACTGTATCCCTAGTCCAAGTAACGAAACTTCTTTTGGAAGAAAAATTCTAGAAGAAGACCCTGATTGCCCTGGAAGCCTTGGAATGGCAATTAGTGAAGCTATAGAAGAGGCTGTTAGTGATGATGATACCCGCTACTCTTTGGGCAGTGTACTAAATCATGTAATGCTTCACCAAACTGTAATTGGACTTGAAGCGAAAAAACAGCTCAAATCTATAGAAGAATACCCTGACGTAGTAGTAGGATGTGTAGGTGGCGGTAGCAATTTTGCCGGGATAGCCTTTCCATTCATTAAAGATAAAATAGAAGGAACCGATGTAACCATAGTAGGTTCTGAGCCAAGTGCTTGTCCAACATTAAGCAGAGCTCCATTCGGTTATGATTTTGGAGATACTGCAGGGACAACTCCTTTACTACCAATGCATACTTTGGGGCACGAATTTATGCCTCCTCCAGTTCATGCTGGTGGCTTACGTTATCACGGTTCTGCTCCCCTTGTTAGTCAGCTTACTGAAGATGGGTTGATCGATGCCCGTAATTACAACCAACTTCAAAGTTACCAAGCAGGGGTAAATTGGGCCAGAGCACAAGGTAGTGTTGTAGCTCCAGAAACTACTCATGCCCTCGCGGCAGTTTTTGAAGAAGCAATCAAAGCAAGAGAGGAAGGCAAAGAGAAAACGATCCTGTTTAATTTGAGTGGACACGGTTTGATGGATTTAACAGGCTATGATGCTTATTTAAAAGGTAATTTAAAAGACATACATTTAACAAATGAAGAGCTAAGAAAAGGACAGGAAACTATATCTAAATATCCAAAACCGTAA
- a CDS encoding AAA family ATPase, producing the protein MIINEVFLEQFGGVQNSKVELSKGLNVCYGLNESGKSTHINAIFASLFFPSNLRKNSSEYKDFIKPYFPIIGNNIEENLKVNLSFECSFEKKKYTLVKCWGREKSCSLYLPDGKVLSDENRINEKLKKSLQYGKATYEAVMFTKQTEVLNTLERLSNNSEAVFDVGYILRSMVFESGGVSIDDFKYELEKELDSLLKYWDYERDRPQNNRGIDNPYKNPGELLKAFYQLENIKRDIKQARKIELELERVNVEYKDLETKIGQLKQKINDLEQIEDDIRSRASVSPKLEAVNKELESIKEVTRTWPVVEDELERKQKEHNDNLNKISELEKEHKRALKIKDITEKQNLVEQVKPIKDELNQLKNKYEEYPDIKEKDIEILKSINTEMIKIKAQVEAVSLKGTFTTKEPTKIKIETGAGESSSVNVERSYEIKGKGRIKFVTDEWSIEIKSGEEDIDSLLNLLEENELEFKNKLTELKVEALEDAEKVYQQKIELTNKINNLEDKQKNLLGKNDFDTLSKELDESKALIQEKDESFEDPDIISEKINKLKIYNSSLKSKIDSLHEKINSWNETYGTFDNMTDRLGTLKSSEKELLEELEKLSPLPEDYKSEDEFFWDLKDSRNEYDKLTSKINEVKEEKIGLENELPEISLEELKMAEINAKEQYYKLKKKAKSLKIIQQELDKLIEEKDLNNFDSLEKSFSNYLPRVTNDRYEIGVLDGAKPQNVIREDGEKLPVEFLSAGTKSGISLAIRLSMAEYLLSEMYGFLIMDDPLVDLDPNRKEEASKMINDFANEKQIIITTCDPSTAELLGGNRIEF; encoded by the coding sequence ATGATTATAAATGAAGTTTTTTTAGAACAATTTGGTGGGGTGCAAAATTCAAAAGTAGAATTATCCAAGGGTCTTAATGTATGCTATGGTCTTAATGAATCAGGTAAAAGTACTCATATAAATGCAATATTTGCTTCTCTTTTTTTTCCTTCAAATTTGAGAAAAAATAGCAGTGAATATAAAGACTTTATCAAACCTTATTTTCCTATAATTGGCAATAATATAGAAGAAAACTTAAAGGTAAATTTGTCATTTGAGTGTAGTTTTGAAAAAAAGAAATATACCCTGGTAAAGTGCTGGGGAAGAGAAAAAAGCTGCAGCCTGTATTTGCCAGATGGCAAAGTTTTATCTGATGAAAATAGAATCAATGAAAAACTTAAAAAATCTTTGCAATATGGAAAAGCAACTTACGAAGCAGTTATGTTCACAAAACAAACAGAAGTATTGAATACGCTAGAAAGATTAAGCAATAACTCTGAAGCGGTATTTGATGTTGGTTATATATTAAGATCGATGGTATTTGAAAGCGGTGGGGTTTCTATTGACGATTTTAAATACGAATTAGAAAAGGAGCTAGATTCTTTACTTAAGTATTGGGATTATGAACGGGATAGGCCTCAAAATAACCGGGGTATAGACAACCCCTACAAAAATCCCGGAGAATTATTAAAAGCTTTTTATCAGCTTGAAAATATAAAAAGAGACATAAAACAAGCCCGGAAAATTGAACTAGAACTTGAGAGGGTAAATGTAGAATATAAAGATTTAGAAACTAAAATTGGACAATTGAAGCAAAAAATAAATGACTTAGAGCAAATAGAAGATGATATCAGAAGTAGGGCAAGTGTTAGTCCAAAGCTAGAAGCAGTTAATAAAGAACTTGAATCAATTAAAGAAGTTACTAGAACTTGGCCGGTAGTAGAAGATGAATTAGAAAGAAAACAAAAAGAGCACAATGATAACTTGAATAAAATCAGTGAATTGGAAAAAGAACACAAAAGGGCATTAAAAATAAAAGATATTACAGAAAAACAAAACCTTGTAGAACAAGTAAAGCCTATAAAAGATGAGTTGAATCAACTAAAAAATAAATATGAAGAATATCCAGATATTAAAGAGAAAGATATTGAAATATTAAAATCAATAAACACTGAAATGATAAAAATAAAAGCGCAGGTGGAAGCTGTAAGTCTTAAGGGAACATTTACTACTAAAGAGCCAACTAAAATCAAAATTGAAACGGGTGCTGGAGAATCAAGTAGTGTTAATGTGGAAAGAAGCTATGAAATAAAAGGAAAAGGTAGAATAAAATTTGTAACTGATGAATGGAGTATAGAGATTAAGTCAGGCGAAGAAGACATTGATTCTCTTTTAAATTTGTTAGAAGAAAATGAATTAGAATTTAAGAATAAATTAACGGAATTAAAAGTTGAAGCTTTAGAAGATGCAGAAAAAGTTTATCAGCAAAAAATTGAGCTAACAAACAAAATAAATAATTTGGAAGACAAACAAAAAAACCTCTTGGGGAAAAATGATTTTGATACCTTATCTAAAGAATTAGATGAAAGTAAAGCGTTAATTCAAGAAAAAGATGAATCATTTGAAGATCCAGATATAATCTCAGAAAAGATTAATAAGCTCAAAATATACAATAGCAGTCTTAAGTCAAAGATAGACTCACTTCATGAAAAAATTAACAGTTGGAATGAAACTTATGGTACTTTTGATAACATGACGGATAGATTAGGTACACTAAAAAGCAGTGAAAAAGAGCTATTAGAAGAGCTAGAAAAGCTTTCGCCTTTACCGGAGGATTATAAAAGTGAAGATGAGTTTTTCTGGGATTTGAAAGACTCAAGAAATGAATATGATAAACTAACTAGTAAGATTAATGAAGTGAAAGAAGAAAAGATTGGACTAGAAAATGAACTACCAGAGATCTCTTTAGAAGAATTAAAGATGGCAGAGATAAATGCTAAAGAACAATACTATAAATTAAAGAAAAAAGCTAAAAGTTTAAAAATTATCCAGCAGGAACTTGACAAACTGATTGAAGAGAAAGACTTAAATAATTTTGACTCCCTTGAAAAATCTTTTTCAAATTACCTTCCAAGAGTTACAAACGATAGATATGAAATAGGAGTATTAGATGGTGCAAAACCTCAAAATGTTATTAGAGAAGATGGTGAAAAACTTCCTGTTGAATTTCTTTCTGCAGGAACTAAATCTGGAATTTCCCTTGCAATTAGATTATCTATGGCTGAATATTTATTAAGTGAAATGTATGGATTTTTGATTATGGATGATCCCCTTGTTGACCTTGACCCCAACAGAAAAGAAGAAGCTTCAAAGATGATTAATGACTTCGCAAATGAAAAGCAAATCATTATAACCACATGTGACCCTTCTACTGCTGAGTTATTAGGTGGGAATAGGATAGAATTTTAA